In the Dolichospermum flos-aquae CCAP 1403/13F genome, ACAACTTGGCCAACAGCAGTTTCAGGATACTACTAAAAAAATCCGCCGCTTGCTTGACCAATATCGTAACCAGCCAGATTATTATGGACCACCCTGGCAGTTACGCCGGACTTTTGAACCAATTCACGCCGAAAAACTATCAAATTGGTTATTTACCTTAGGTGGACGGGGTGCTTTGCGGACAATGGGTAGCCGCTTACAGAATATTTTAATTGCTTCGTCGGCAGTTTCTATATTACATCAACTATATGGGGACAGGGTGCGAACTCTGATTTTAGCAAATACTCCAGAACGTTTAGGCGAATGGCGACGCGGTTTACAAGATTGTTTAGGTATTGGTCGTCCTGATTTTGGACCCGACAGAGGAGTGGTATTATTTGAAGCACCGACAGCTTTAGCCCAAAAAGCCGAGAGATTAGTTACAGCCAATCAAATGCCTTTTATTATCATTGATGATTCTGAGGAACAAATTAGTTTAGCTTTACTGCAATTCCCTCTCTGGTTAGCTTTTGCCCCTGACCCGAAAACTATGAAAGATCGGAATTTTGACGATGATTTTTAATTAGTCATTGGTGATTGGTGATTGGTGATTGGCAAAACAACTAACAACTGTACGGGCGAAGCATTTGGAGAACTATTTTTGGCAATGACCGATAATTTATCTTCCAAATGCTTCGCCCCTACTGACAACTGACAACTAACAACTGACAAATTTATGTTTCTTTGGTTAAGTTTGTGTGGAGTGGTGATTTTATTAGCTTACCTTTTTGGTTCTTTTCCAACTGGATATCTGGCAGGTAAGCTATTAAAAGGAATTGATATTCGGGAAGTTGGTTCTGGTTCAACTGGTGCAACTAATGTTCTGAGAACTTTGGGAAAACTTCCCGGGGCATTTGTATTATTAATTGATGCTTTGAAAGGAGGATTAGCAATAAATTTATGTTACGCTTTATTTAGTATTGCTACTACTCAAAACTTAATTCCACCAATTGTCAATATCGAGATTTGGCAACCTTATTTAGTCACTTTAGCTGGTTTAGCTGCCCTTTTAGGACATAGTAAATCAATCTTTCTCGGCTTTACTGGTGGTAAATCTGTGGCTAGTGGTGTGGGAATTTTGTTAGCTATTAGTTGGCAGGTAGGATTATCAACATTAGGGGTTTTTGCGGTAGTAATTGCCATTTCGAGAATTGTGTCTTTAAGTTCTATTGCTGGGGCTGTAGCGGTTTCTATTTTAATGGTAATTTTTCATCAACCTTTAGCCTACATTCTTCTTGGTTTTGCTGGCGGCTTATATGTAATTATCCGTCACCGCACCAATATTGAGCGATTAATTGCGGGTACAGAACCAAAAATTGGACAAAAGGCAGAAACGCCAACAGAACAAACCACTTATTGACTTTTTCAGCCCTGTCCCTACTTTGAAGCGTAGTTTTAACTGTCTCCTGTTTTTTCAATGGTTTCAATCACGGCTAAACCTATACTTGAAACGGCGATTAGCATGATAGCTGACGCAAGAAAGGCACTGACAAGCATCTGAAGAGCTTGGTCAAAAAAAATATAGGTGGTCATTTGTTCACCTTCTGAACTTTATACAGCTACTGGTACTATCTAATTTTTCTTCACAGCCAGGTGACTGAATTCCTTGTAATCGGATCTTAACAAAACTTTAGCTCTTTCATGGCATGATGACAAAATTTTATTACTAAAAATTTGATAACTTTTAACTATATTCGGTTAAGTACAATACTGAAAAACACCGAAAGTAAAAATTGGATCTACTTTGATAGCAGTATTGTTGTAATTTTGATTGTTCTAATAATTACTTAGCTTTTGGTGCTAACTATGGAACTCCTCCAATTCAAGATATCTACACACCGTCTGTTATTACAGCCTATATCAATGGAATATAAGGCAGATATTTTTAGAGAATTTACTCAGGAAGTTACGACTTATTTATCTTCAAAACCATCGGAAAAAATTCAGGATACTGAAATTTTCATTAATCAATCTTTACTAAAAATGGAAAAAGGAGAAGAGTTAGTAGTTGTGATTTTAAAGAAAGATTCTCAAGAGTTTTTAGGATGTAGTGGGATACATAAAATTAATAGTAAATACCCCCGATATGGAATTTGGCTGAAAAAATCAGCATATAAACAAGGTTACGCCACGGAAACAATTGCAGCCCTGAAATTATGGGCTGAAGAAAACTTAGATTATGAATATCTTAGATATGATTTGGATAAAGCAAATACCGCCAGCCGTAGGGTTGCGGAAAAAATGGGAGGTAAAATTGGTAGAGAATATGATCTGATTAACGAGAGTGGTAAAGTCTTAAATCTAGTAGAATATAAAATTAGTAAAAAACAAAATTCTGAATTTTACTAACTAAAAAATACTAACATATACAAGGTTTAATAGTAGCAATTACAGATTCAGCCAGACTTGGTAAATCATAACCACCTTCTAAACCAAACATAATTTTTTTGGTTATACCTAAACAGTATTCTGTAAATAAACCAAAATCTTCTGGTTGCAAATTTACACTCGCTAAAGGATCATTCGTATTAGCATCATAACCAGCACTAATAATCAGTAAATCTGGCGAAAAATTAGTTAAAAAGGGTAAGATTTTTCTTTCCCACAATGGTTGATAGACGGTAATATCGCTACCAGGGGGAACAGGTAAATTCAAGACATTATTATGTGAACCTTGTTGAGAAGTTTTCCCAGTACCGGGATAAGCTGGATACTGGTGAAGAGAAACATAAGCAATTTCTGAGTGAGTTTCTACTATTGCTTCCGTCCCATTTCCGTGATGTACGTCCCAATCTAGGATAGCAACGCGCTGAATTTTAGGCTGTTGCAAAGCGTAAAAAGCTGCAATTGCAGCATTAGAAAATAAACAAAATCCCATTCCTGTATCACTTACCGCATGATGCCCAGGTGGACGCGCTAATACAAAAGCTTTATTTGCTGTATCAAGAACTGTATCTACTCCATCTAACCAAGCACTAACTGCCAATAATGCTACATCATAACTGCGGGGAGAAATGGGAGTATCTCCGTCTAAATAACCACCACCGTCAGCAGCGATATCTTTAACTTTGTTAATATAGGTTGTAGAATGAACATTTTCTATCCAAGACATTAAAGATGGTTTTGATGTTACGGGTGTAGGTATTTTCCATGTGATTTCTTCGGCAAAATTTGCAGCTTTTAAAGCATTGACTATTGCTGTCAACCGTTCAGGTTTTTCTGGGTGGTAGATTCCCGTTTTGTGATCTAAAAATTCGTCAGAATAAATAACTTGTAACATACATTTCTATATCCAGAATCCGCAATGTAAGATAGGTGAAAGTCAAGAAACTGATTAAAATGATATATTACACCAATAGGTGAAGTATAGATCGTATAGATCACCGACTTCTTGAAGAAGTCGGTGATCTGGGGGATAATTATAAGAGGTGATATGAATAATCTTAGGCTTAAACTTAAAGGGATGAGTTGTGCTTCTTGCGCTAATAATATTGAACAGGCAATTTTAGCGGTTGGTGGAGTTATTGATTGTCATGTTAATTTTGGTGCAGAACAGATAACTATTAATTATGAACCTAAACAAACAAATTTAGCGAAAATTCAAGCTGCAATTGTAGATGCTGGTTATTCATCTTTTCAGTTAGAAACAGAAGGTGAAGATACAGCAGAAGCAGCGAGTAAATTAGCAGCAGAACGGGAACTCATTCTCAAGTTAACAACCGGGATTGTAATTAGTATTATTCTGTTTTTTGGTTCTTTACCAATGATGACGGGATTACATTTGCCTTTTGTTCCTAAATTTTTTCATAATCCTTGGTTCCAATTGGTATTAACAACACCTGTTGAGTTTTGGTGTGGTGGGTCTTTTTTCCGCCATGCTTGGAAGTCTTTGAAACACCGGACTGCAACGATGGATACTTTGATTGCTTTGGGGACAGGTACGGCTTATTTCTATTCTTTATTTGTGACACTTTTTCCAGGGATGTTTATTTCCCAAGGCTTAGAAATTCATGTTTATTATGAAGTTGCAGCAATGGTTGTTACTTTAATTTTGTTAGGGCGATTTTTTGAACATCGGGCTAAAGGACAAACTTCAGAAGCTATTCATAAATTAATGGGAATGCAGGCGAAAATAGCCAGGGTAATAAGAGATGATTTGGAAATGGATATTCCTATTAATCAAGTAATAGTTAATGATTTAATTTTAGTTCGTCCTGGTGAAAAAATTCCTGTAGATGGTGAAGTAATTGATGGTAATTCTACGGTAGATGAGGCCATGGTAACAGGTGAAAGTGTACCTGTGAAAAAACAACCAGGAGATGAGGTGATTGGATCAACAATTAATAAAACTGGTAGTTTTAAGTTTAAAGCCACGCGAGTTGGTAAAGATACTTTCTTAGCGCAAATTGTCAAGTTAGTCCAAGAAGCCCAAGGTTCAAAAGCACCAATTCAAAGGTTAGCAGATCAGGTAACTGGGTGGTTTGTGCCGGCTGTAATTGTGATAGCTATTCTTACTTTTATGATCTGGTTTAGTATTACAGGTAATTTCACCTTAGCAATGATGACAATGGTAGGGGTTTTAATTATTGCTTGTCCCTGTGCATTGGGTTTAGCTACTCCTACTTCTGTGATGGTAGGAACTGGTAAAGGTGCAGAAAATGGCATTTTAATTAAAAGTGCTGAAAGTTTAGAATTAGCACATAAAATAAATATTATTGTTGTTGATAAAACTGGAACTTTAACTCAAGGTAAACCCACAGTTACAGACTTTATAACTATCAAAGGTACAGCGAATGGGAATGAACTTCAATTATTAAAATTAGCTGCTAGTGTAGAACATAAGTCTGAACATCCTTTAGCGGAAGCAGTGGTGAAATATACGATTAATCAAGCTGTGAGTTTGGCTAATGTTAAGAATTTTGCAGCCATTGTTGGTAGTGGTGTTCAAGGAATTGTATATGATCAATTGGTACAAGTTGGCACACAACGCTGGTTTACAGAGTTAGGAATTGATACGGATGTTTTAGAACCACATCAAACAATTTGGGAAAATGAAGGAAAAACAGTCATTTGGTTGGCAGTAAATGGTAAATCAGAAGCTATTATGGCTATTACTGATGCTCTTAAACCTTCATCATTAACAGCAGTCAAGGCTTTGCAAAAGTTAGGTTTAGAAGTGGTAATGTTAACGGGAGATAATCAAAAAACTGCCCAAACTATTGCAAATCAAGTGGGGATTACTCAAGTTTTTGCCCAAGTGCGTCCAGACCAAAAAGCCGCAATGATTAAATCATTGCAACAAAAAAAAGTAGGAAATAAAATTAAAATTGTGGCTATGGTGGGAGATGGAATTAATGATGCACCAGCATTAGCACAAGCAGATGTAGGAATTGCCATGGGAACAGGAACAGATGTGGCAATTGCTGCTAGTGATATTACTTTAATTTCTGGAGATCTACAAGCCATTGTGACAGCTATTCAACTCAGTCGCGCTACCATTAATAATATCCGTCAAAATCTATTTTTTGCCTTTATTTACAATATCATTGGTATTCCCATTGCTGCGGGTATTCTCTATCCTTTCTTTGGTTTGTTACTGAACCCAATTATTGCCGGTGCAGCAATGGCATTTTCTTCCGTTTCTGTAGTTAGTAATGCTTTAAGATTGCGTAATTTTCAACCAGGAGTTAGGTAAAAAGCAAAAGTAATCTTTACCAATTAATTCATCATCTCAATCAAACTAATCACACAAATCATAGTTAAGACGGTACTGAAAATAACTGTTTTTTCAAGTTGTTCATGATAGGAATAGATCAACCGCTTCACTGCAAGTGAAAACCCTAAAAATGAACACAAATATAGATAATCTTAACTCGGTTCGTAAACCTAAAATTTTCAACCAATCAATGAGTTTTGTTGAAGGTTGGTATTGGGTATTACCTTCTCAATCTTTGCAGATAGGTGAAATTAAAGCTGTGACAATTTTTGGGAAGGATTTAGTCGTATATCGTGGTAAAGATAGACGTGCAGTTATTTTAGATGCTTACTGTCCTCACATGGGTACGAGTTTAGCTGAAGGTAAAATTGAAGGTAATGAATTACGCTGTGTTTTACATCGGTGGAAATTTGATGCAGAAGGTATTTGTGTTGGTATTCCTAATGTAGATGAACCTGTATCTCTTAAAGCTAAAACTTGGCCAGCAGCAGAACAATATGGAATGATTTGGGTTTGGACAGGGGAAACTCCCCAGCAACCTTTACCTTTTGTTTTAGATTGGGAAAACCAAGATTTTGATTTTTCTCTCGGTTCGCAATTTAGTATTGATTGTCATCCCAATGTGTTACTTCTTCAGGGTATTGATACTCAACAAATTAATTTAGTTAATAAATTACCATTAAAAATGGTTTTGGAGAAACAAGAACTTAATCAAAATGCTATTATTTTTAGCACGATTACAAATATTAATGGAAAGTCATTTTGGCTAAATCTCTACCGGCGGTTTTTTAATAATTCTTTTAATTACAGTGTTTGCTATTGGTATGGGACAACAAGTATAGTTTCCTTTACTAATGACTCTACCCAGCTACATATAATATTTACAACTCGGTTATTACCAGGGGGAAAAACAGCAGGTCAAACCCTATTTATGTGCAAAAAACGTCAAGGTATTTTAGGAAAGTTAATTAATAAATTGATATTAAAGATAGGGAAAAAAATTAGCGATCGCTTACTCAAAACTAATGATAAAATTTTAGAAACCATGCAGTTTGATTTAAAAACTCCCCTCAAAGCAGATTTATCAATTATGCAATTTATTAACCATTTAGAACGACAAAAACCCCTGACATGGGAAAGTTGGCTATTAGTGCGGTCACGGGAACGGGAAGAAGAAGTGCGTGAAGAGAGAGAAAAACGTGAAAAATGGCGAGATGAATTAGTTAATGACTGAAAAATCTAGATTTTGACAATAAAAATGAAGTGGACTGGCCACTTCATCAATTCCCAGGTAGAACCTAATCATAAGTATAACGACCAAAAAATTTCAAAATCGTATAAATACATACTAATTTTGTGTTTAGCTGTTATTTAGTGGTTACACTTTGGGGAATGAGAATATTTTTCAGCAATTTAGGAATTTGAGAGGGACTATCAGCGACAGGAATTTTTGCAGATTTAAAAGCAGCCAATTTACTTTCTGCTGTACCAAAATTCGCAGAACGTCCAATTACACTGGCTAAAGTCCCTGTTTCTTGCCAATTTTGTGTCGTTGGTGCGTGTCTACCAGCAATATAGGCAACTACAGGTTTATCAATTGCTTCTGTAATATATTGTGCTGCTGCTTCTTCGCTTTCTCCACCAGGTTGTCCGATTAAAACAATTGCTTCTGTGGTCTCATCTTCATCAAGAATTTGCAACCATTGCAGGAATGAAGAACCAACAATCGCATCACTACCAATACTAACACCAATTGATTGCCCCAAACCCGCTTTTGTTAATTCCCAAGCGACTTCATAGGTAAGTGTACTGCTACGGCTAACAATTCCCACAGAACCAGGGATATAAAATTCGCGTTCGTGAGTCCCCAGGAGAATTTTCCCAGGAACGATAATTCCTGGACTATTGGGGCCAATAATTAAAGTCTCACCAGCTTCTGTTTTGCGAAGGAGTTGTACCATATCCAGCGGTGGGACACCAGCGGTGGTAATGATGATTTGGGGGATATTAGAGGCGATCGCTTCTAATGCTGCATCCAAAACCTGATAAGGTTGAACACAAATGATTGTGGTGTCAATCTGTCCAAATTTGGCCACAACCTCCTCTACCAAATCAAACACTGGTAGATTATATATTTGTTTTCCACCATACCCAGGATTAACACCAGCTACTAAATTTGTGCCATAAGCCTGCATTTGAGCAATATGAGTTGCTGAGATAAATTCACAAAATCCCTGAATTAAAACTTTACTTTCTGTTGTTAAATTCATATTTTGTTAGTTGTCAGTTGTTCGTTGTTAGTAGGGGCGAAGCATTTGGAAGATAAATTATCGGTCATTGCCAAAAATAGTTCTCCAAATGCTTCGCCCGTACAGTTGTTCGTTGTAATTGGTAAAAATCTTGCTTTTTACCTATTCCCTTTTTTCTGCACAGATAACTTAGCTAAACGAACTGCTTCCTTAACTGCTTCATCTAAATTTTCTACAACTATCAGCGATTGATTAGAGGTTTGTAGTGGAACTAAATTTTCTCTAACATGATTAAATTCAGAACCTGCCAAACGGAGGACTAAATAGGGTAAATTTAATGGTTGCTGATTTTTATTTCCATTGGAAGATGACATTTGAGATGTAATTTCAATTCTGTCCAAATGGAGGAATTTGGTAATAATTTCGGGGAGTTGGTCAACTTGAGGAATAGTCCCCAAAAAGTTGACTAAAATAACTTGACCATTCACATCACTGGCCAAACTTGTTAAACTGCTAATCAGGCGATCGCCAAAAGTTGTCAGTTTAGTATCACTCATAAAAGAATGGCGCAAATTGACACATTTACCAGGCTTACCATGAGCATTAACAACCTCATCCAAAGTTGTTAACACAGAACCTTTCCCATTACCTAATATACAAATCTTACCTGGCATTTCTATCCCATCCCAGCTACTCAACAAGCCGCTCCCTTTTTTATTACCATGAAGAAGACCAACCAGTTTCGTAGCCATTTCAGCTATTTCAGGATGACGATTAATAGCTTGTTTATTCACCCTAACCTTACCATTGAGCGCCATCACTTGACCAGCAGAGTTCACACCCAGAGGATGAATCTCCACCAAATCCAAATCCTTTTGCACAAATAACTGGTACAACTTCTCGACAATATCGCTCACAGTTTGCATCAACTCACCCTGCAAACCCATTTTCAAAGCCAGTCGTCTGGCATAAAATGGCGAAAATTCCTGTTCTACCACCACGTGCTGAATTTTTTCCCCTGCTGTCTCCCAGTCAATATTGGCTTCTGTGCAACCCAATAAAACGGGACGACACAGCGCAGTATCTAAAACTACAGCTAGATAAAATTCCTCCTGGGCATCATACTTCGATTCTGCCAGTAAAACCTCCGGCAATTGTCCCCAAATTGGTAAATTAAATATATTCTGTGCAGCCGCGATCGCATCAATCGTAGTTTCTACAATCCTAACTCCACCAGCTTTTTCC is a window encoding:
- the plsY gene encoding glycerol-3-phosphate 1-O-acyltransferase PlsY codes for the protein MFLWLSLCGVVILLAYLFGSFPTGYLAGKLLKGIDIREVGSGSTGATNVLRTLGKLPGAFVLLIDALKGGLAINLCYALFSIATTQNLIPPIVNIEIWQPYLVTLAGLAALLGHSKSIFLGFTGGKSVASGVGILLAISWQVGLSTLGVFAVVIAISRIVSLSSIAGAVAVSILMVIFHQPLAYILLGFAGGLYVIIRHRTNIERLIAGTEPKIGQKAETPTEQTTY
- a CDS encoding aromatic ring-hydroxylating oxygenase subunit alpha, whose product is MNTNIDNLNSVRKPKIFNQSMSFVEGWYWVLPSQSLQIGEIKAVTIFGKDLVVYRGKDRRAVILDAYCPHMGTSLAEGKIEGNELRCVLHRWKFDAEGICVGIPNVDEPVSLKAKTWPAAEQYGMIWVWTGETPQQPLPFVLDWENQDFDFSLGSQFSIDCHPNVLLLQGIDTQQINLVNKLPLKMVLEKQELNQNAIIFSTITNINGKSFWLNLYRRFFNNSFNYSVCYWYGTTSIVSFTNDSTQLHIIFTTRLLPGGKTAGQTLFMCKKRQGILGKLINKLILKIGKKISDRLLKTNDKILETMQFDLKTPLKADLSIMQFINHLERQKPLTWESWLLVRSREREEEVREEREKREKWRDELVND
- a CDS encoding heavy metal translocating P-type ATPase, yielding MNNLRLKLKGMSCASCANNIEQAILAVGGVIDCHVNFGAEQITINYEPKQTNLAKIQAAIVDAGYSSFQLETEGEDTAEAASKLAAERELILKLTTGIVISIILFFGSLPMMTGLHLPFVPKFFHNPWFQLVLTTPVEFWCGGSFFRHAWKSLKHRTATMDTLIALGTGTAYFYSLFVTLFPGMFISQGLEIHVYYEVAAMVVTLILLGRFFEHRAKGQTSEAIHKLMGMQAKIARVIRDDLEMDIPINQVIVNDLILVRPGEKIPVDGEVIDGNSTVDEAMVTGESVPVKKQPGDEVIGSTINKTGSFKFKATRVGKDTFLAQIVKLVQEAQGSKAPIQRLADQVTGWFVPAVIVIAILTFMIWFSITGNFTLAMMTMVGVLIIACPCALGLATPTSVMVGTGKGAENGILIKSAESLELAHKINIIVVDKTGTLTQGKPTVTDFITIKGTANGNELQLLKLAASVEHKSEHPLAEAVVKYTINQAVSLANVKNFAAIVGSGVQGIVYDQLVQVGTQRWFTELGIDTDVLEPHQTIWENEGKTVIWLAVNGKSEAIMAITDALKPSSLTAVKALQKLGLEVVMLTGDNQKTAQTIANQVGITQVFAQVRPDQKAAMIKSLQQKKVGNKIKIVAMVGDGINDAPALAQADVGIAMGTGTDVAIAASDITLISGDLQAIVTAIQLSRATINNIRQNLFFAFIYNIIGIPIAAGILYPFFGLLLNPIIAGAAMAFSSVSVVSNALRLRNFQPGVR
- a CDS encoding succinate--CoA ligase subunit alpha gives rise to the protein MNLTTESKVLIQGFCEFISATHIAQMQAYGTNLVAGVNPGYGGKQIYNLPVFDLVEEVVAKFGQIDTTIICVQPYQVLDAALEAIASNIPQIIITTAGVPPLDMVQLLRKTEAGETLIIGPNSPGIIVPGKILLGTHEREFYIPGSVGIVSRSSTLTYEVAWELTKAGLGQSIGVSIGSDAIVGSSFLQWLQILDEDETTEAIVLIGQPGGESEEAAAQYITEAIDKPVVAYIAGRHAPTTQNWQETGTLASVIGRSANFGTAESKLAAFKSAKIPVADSPSQIPKLLKNILIPQSVTTK
- a CDS encoding ATP-grasp domain-containing protein; translation: MDLLEYQVKEWFGKIGIPVLPSQRIDHPTDLKRLKIRYPVVLKSQVQAGEREKAGGVRIVETTIDAIAAAQNIFNLPIWGQLPEVLLAESKYDAQEEFYLAVVLDTALCRPVLLGCTEANIDWETAGEKIQHVVVEQEFSPFYARRLALKMGLQGELMQTVSDIVEKLYQLFVQKDLDLVEIHPLGVNSAGQVMALNGKVRVNKQAINRHPEIAEMATKLVGLLHGNKKGSGLLSSWDGIEMPGKICILGNGKGSVLTTLDEVVNAHGKPGKCVNLRHSFMSDTKLTTFGDRLISSLTSLASDVNGQVILVNFLGTIPQVDQLPEIITKFLHLDRIEITSQMSSSNGNKNQQPLNLPYLVLRLAGSEFNHVRENLVPLQTSNQSLIVVENLDEAVKEAVRLAKLSVQKKGNR
- a CDS encoding histone deacetylase family protein; the protein is MLQVIYSDEFLDHKTGIYHPEKPERLTAIVNALKAANFAEEITWKIPTPVTSKPSLMSWIENVHSTTYINKVKDIAADGGGYLDGDTPISPRSYDVALLAVSAWLDGVDTVLDTANKAFVLARPPGHHAVSDTGMGFCLFSNAAIAAFYALQQPKIQRVAILDWDVHHGNGTEAIVETHSEIAYVSLHQYPAYPGTGKTSQQGSHNNVLNLPVPPGSDITVYQPLWERKILPFLTNFSPDLLIISAGYDANTNDPLASVNLQPEDFGLFTEYCLGITKKIMFGLEGGYDLPSLAESVIATIKPCIC
- a CDS encoding GNAT family N-acetyltransferase is translated as MELLQFKISTHRLLLQPISMEYKADIFREFTQEVTTYLSSKPSEKIQDTEIFINQSLLKMEKGEELVVVILKKDSQEFLGCSGIHKINSKYPRYGIWLKKSAYKQGYATETIAALKLWAEENLDYEYLRYDLDKANTASRRVAEKMGGKIGREYDLINESGKVLNLVEYKISKKQNSEFY